In Numida meleagris isolate 19003 breed g44 Domestic line chromosome 3, NumMel1.0, whole genome shotgun sequence, the following are encoded in one genomic region:
- the MRPL33 gene encoding 39S ribosomal protein L33, mitochondrial isoform X3 produces the protein MIIFFPPSSSCCKITVAKSKSKYILVRMKSAAETGYCFNVRRLRLQEKLVLLRYDPIAKQRVLFTEKRKIRSL, from the exons atgataatttttttccccccttcttcTTCGTGCTGCAAAATAACAGTGGCCAAGAGCAAATCTAA ATACATCCTGGTGAGGATGAAAAGTGCAGCAGAGACTGGCTACTGTTTCAACGTCAGGAGACTCCGATTGCAGGAGAAGCTGGTCCTGCTGAGATACGATCCCATCG cgAAACAACGTGTCCTCttcacagagaagagaaaaatccgCTCTCTCTGA
- the MRPL33 gene encoding 39S ribosomal protein L33, mitochondrial isoform X6: protein MFLTAAALAKSKSKYILVRMKSAAETGYCFNVRRLRLQEKLVLLRYDPIAKQRVLFTEKRKIRSL from the exons ATGTTCCTCACGGCGGCGGCTC TGGCCAAGAGCAAATCTAA ATACATCCTGGTGAGGATGAAAAGTGCAGCAGAGACTGGCTACTGTTTCAACGTCAGGAGACTCCGATTGCAGGAGAAGCTGGTCCTGCTGAGATACGATCCCATCG cgAAACAACGTGTCCTCttcacagagaagagaaaaatccgCTCTCTCTGA
- the MRPL33 gene encoding 39S ribosomal protein L33, mitochondrial isoform X1 gives MFCSPFVNFHCHPLSSAFAKYCTCLESFNACERIAVPESGCALSVLQHLCLSHRYILVRMKSAAETGYCFNVRRLRLQEKLVLLRYDPIAKQRVLFTEKRKIRSL, from the exons ATGTTTTGTTCACCGTTCGTTAATTTCCACTGCCACCCTCTATCAAGCGCCTTTGCAAAATATTGCACCTGTCTAGAGTCTTTTAATGCATGTGAGAGAATTGCAGTCCCCGAGTCTGGCTGCGCCCTTTCTGTCCTTCAGCATTTGTGTCTTTCTCACAG ATACATCCTGGTGAGGATGAAAAGTGCAGCAGAGACTGGCTACTGTTTCAACGTCAGGAGACTCCGATTGCAGGAGAAGCTGGTCCTGCTGAGATACGATCCCATCG cgAAACAACGTGTCCTCttcacagagaagagaaaaatccgCTCTCTCTGA
- the MRPL33 gene encoding 39S ribosomal protein L33, mitochondrial isoform X5 produces the protein MNRPCCTDPAAKQAVSSRYILVRMKSAAETGYCFNVRRLRLQEKLVLLRYDPIAKQRVLFTEKRKIRSL, from the exons ATGAACAGACCCTGCTGCACAGAccctgcagcaaagcaggctGTTTCCTCAAG ATACATCCTGGTGAGGATGAAAAGTGCAGCAGAGACTGGCTACTGTTTCAACGTCAGGAGACTCCGATTGCAGGAGAAGCTGGTCCTGCTGAGATACGATCCCATCG cgAAACAACGTGTCCTCttcacagagaagagaaaaatccgCTCTCTCTGA
- the MRPL33 gene encoding 39S ribosomal protein L33, mitochondrial isoform X4, with the protein MFLTAAALAKSKSKDTPCDFRYILVRMKSAAETGYCFNVRRLRLQEKLVLLRYDPIAKQRVLFTEKRKIRSL; encoded by the exons ATGTTCCTCACGGCGGCGGCTC TGGCCAAGAGCAAATCTAA AGATACCCCCTGTGACTTTAGATACATCCTGGTGAGGATGAAAAGTGCAGCAGAGACTGGCTACTGTTTCAACGTCAGGAGACTCCGATTGCAGGAGAAGCTGGTCCTGCTGAGATACGATCCCATCG cgAAACAACGTGTCCTCttcacagagaagagaaaaatccgCTCTCTCTGA
- the MRPL33 gene encoding 39S ribosomal protein L33, mitochondrial isoform X2 — translation MIIFFPPSSSCCKITVAKSKSKDTPCDFRYILVRMKSAAETGYCFNVRRLRLQEKLVLLRYDPIAKQRVLFTEKRKIRSL, via the exons atgataatttttttccccccttcttcTTCGTGCTGCAAAATAACAGTGGCCAAGAGCAAATCTAA AGATACCCCCTGTGACTTTAGATACATCCTGGTGAGGATGAAAAGTGCAGCAGAGACTGGCTACTGTTTCAACGTCAGGAGACTCCGATTGCAGGAGAAGCTGGTCCTGCTGAGATACGATCCCATCG cgAAACAACGTGTCCTCttcacagagaagagaaaaatccgCTCTCTCTGA